The following proteins are encoded in a genomic region of Catellatospora sp. TT07R-123:
- a CDS encoding TIGR01777 family oxidoreductase, producing MRIVVAGASGFLGQPLLATLQAHGHEVVQLVRRPAGHPSERQWDPAGPIRLPDGTDAVVNLCGVGVGDRRWTEQYQALILSSRIVPTATLARAVAEQRIPLLVNASGVGYYGDTGDREVTESSPAGDDFLAEVSQHWERATGPASDAGARVVLLRTGYPLHRDGGFLKAQLVPFKMGVGGRLGSGRQWVPWISLADWLGAALHVLGDDRIDGPVNMVGPEPVTNTQFTKAFGAELHRPTLLPIPKAALKMLYGEFGNEAFRSLRVLPTVLKETAYPYQHRTLSLALRAALTDPLPTSVPR from the coding sequence ATGCGGATCGTGGTGGCGGGAGCCTCGGGCTTCCTCGGACAGCCCTTGCTGGCGACGTTGCAGGCACACGGCCACGAGGTCGTCCAACTGGTACGCCGCCCGGCCGGGCATCCGTCGGAGCGCCAGTGGGATCCGGCCGGGCCGATCCGGCTGCCGGACGGCACCGACGCCGTGGTCAACCTGTGCGGGGTCGGCGTGGGCGACCGCCGCTGGACCGAGCAGTACCAGGCGCTGATCCTGTCCAGCCGGATCGTGCCGACCGCGACCCTGGCCCGGGCCGTGGCCGAGCAGCGCATCCCGCTGCTGGTCAACGCGTCGGGGGTGGGCTACTACGGCGACACCGGCGACCGCGAGGTGACCGAGTCGTCCCCGGCCGGGGACGACTTCCTGGCCGAGGTGTCGCAGCACTGGGAGCGAGCGACCGGCCCCGCCTCCGACGCCGGGGCCCGGGTGGTGCTGCTGCGCACCGGCTACCCGCTGCACCGCGACGGCGGGTTCCTGAAGGCCCAGCTGGTGCCGTTCAAGATGGGCGTGGGCGGGCGGCTGGGCAGCGGGCGGCAGTGGGTGCCGTGGATCTCGCTGGCCGACTGGCTGGGCGCGGCGCTGCACGTGCTCGGCGACGACCGCATCGACGGCCCCGTCAACATGGTCGGCCCCGAGCCCGTGACCAACACCCAGTTCACCAAGGCGTTCGGCGCCGAGCTGCACCGTCCCACCCTGCTGCCCATCCCCAAGGCCGCCCTGAAGATGCTGTACGGCGAGTTCGGCAACGAGGCCTTCCGCAGCCTGCGGGTGCTGCCGACGGTGCTCAAGGAGACGGCGTACCCGTACCAGCACCGCACCCTGTCCCTGGCGCTGCGCGCCGCCCTGACCGACCCCCTGCCCACCTCCGTCCCGCGGTGA
- a CDS encoding polyprenyl synthetase family protein, producing MSTVRAVPTIAPRATGTTRTALTEPAPLRQRFDAALAHFLNHRADELGALEAQTPATRASGLAEAMSLIRRFVLADGKRLRPLFCYWGWRCAGPDHDPAAEDAVIAAAAALELFHSFALIHDDLMDASDLRRGEPTLHRAFTGLPPLRGAKAERERLAASLAILAGDLCAMWSDQMFEEAGADRDRVVAARHWLALMRSEVMVGQYLDLTVAGGSLSLAEQVIRYKTARYTVTRPLQIGAALAGAPAELLDGFERFGDPLGAAFQLRDDLLGVFGEPEQTGKSVVDDLREGKPTVLIGLALARADTAQTRTITSLYGRADLTERAARRLRAAIAATGAPEAVEMLIEQRWAQALAVLDELPVAADARAALCSLAAAAVTRRR from the coding sequence ATGTCGACCGTCCGCGCCGTACCCACGATCGCTCCCCGCGCCACCGGCACCACCCGCACCGCACTCACCGAGCCCGCACCGCTGCGCCAGCGTTTCGACGCCGCGCTCGCGCACTTCCTGAACCACCGCGCCGACGAACTGGGCGCGCTCGAAGCGCAGACCCCGGCGACCCGGGCGTCCGGGCTCGCCGAGGCGATGAGCCTCATCCGCCGCTTCGTCCTGGCCGACGGCAAGCGCCTGCGGCCGCTGTTCTGCTACTGGGGCTGGCGCTGCGCCGGGCCGGACCACGACCCCGCCGCCGAGGACGCGGTGATCGCGGCCGCGGCCGCGCTCGAACTCTTCCACAGCTTCGCGCTGATCCACGACGACCTCATGGACGCCAGCGACCTGCGCCGCGGCGAACCGACCCTGCACCGTGCCTTCACCGGGCTACCGCCGCTGAGGGGGGCGAAGGCCGAGCGCGAACGGCTGGCCGCGAGCCTGGCCATCCTCGCGGGCGACCTGTGCGCGATGTGGTCGGACCAGATGTTCGAGGAGGCCGGTGCCGACCGCGACCGCGTCGTGGCCGCCCGGCACTGGCTCGCGCTGATGCGCAGCGAGGTGATGGTCGGGCAGTACCTGGACCTGACCGTCGCGGGCGGCTCGCTGTCCCTGGCCGAGCAGGTCATCAGGTACAAGACGGCGCGGTACACCGTCACCCGGCCGCTGCAGATCGGGGCCGCGCTCGCGGGTGCGCCCGCCGAGCTGCTAGACGGCTTCGAGCGCTTCGGCGACCCGCTGGGCGCGGCGTTCCAGCTGCGCGACGACCTGCTCGGCGTGTTCGGCGAGCCCGAGCAGACCGGCAAGTCGGTCGTGGACGACCTGCGCGAGGGCAAGCCGACCGTGCTCATCGGACTGGCGCTGGCCCGCGCCGACACGGCCCAGACCCGGACCATCACCTCGCTCTACGGCCGCGCCGACCTGACCGAGCGCGCCGCTCGGCGGCTGCGTGCGGCCATCGCCGCCACGGGTGCGCCCGAGGCGGTCGAGATGCTGATCGAGCAGCGCTGGGCACAGGCCCTGGCGGTGCTCGACGAGCTGCCGGTCGCCGCCGACGCCCGTGCCGCGCTGTGTTCCCTGGCCGCGGCCGCCGTCACCCGGCGCCGCTGA
- a CDS encoding SCO5389 family protein, producing the protein MSLEVPVALLERAEAGQVDDAEFVDCVRQSLPYAWEVFTVAAQRLADEPGAAFGEHAVPPPSEAERGQLLRALASDAIRGGVERHFGVKFAFQNCHRVAAFALSAVGGPEYVEFVSPLAQVRNQSPELRDC; encoded by the coding sequence ATGTCCCTTGAGGTGCCCGTGGCACTGCTGGAGCGCGCCGAGGCCGGTCAGGTCGACGACGCCGAGTTCGTCGACTGCGTCCGCCAGTCGCTGCCGTACGCGTGGGAGGTGTTCACCGTCGCCGCGCAGCGCCTGGCCGACGAGCCGGGTGCGGCGTTCGGCGAGCACGCCGTGCCGCCGCCGAGCGAGGCCGAGCGCGGTCAGCTGCTGCGCGCGCTGGCCAGCGACGCGATCCGGGGCGGGGTGGAGCGGCACTTCGGCGTGAAGTTCGCGTTCCAGAACTGCCACCGGGTGGCGGCGTTCGCCCTGTCGGCCGTCGGCGGCCCGGAGTACGTCGAGTTCGTCTCGCCGCTGGCGCAGGTGCGCAACCAGTCGCCGGAGCTGCGCGACTGCTGA